The Neospora caninum Liverpool complete genome, chromosome X genome includes a region encoding these proteins:
- a CDS encoding putative RNA recognition motif domain containing protein, producing the protein MGHINSGGKGCQPRPAESVAMFHETFSGQKRVLAEVHKYVTNATTQSLQALAMEGSVAGGVLSQFDGDLSRAELTRAISNELLRELPQRTRGSARNLEFVPPPPGFDAPNRRDAAPSPVYSYRPADQGSPVLINSRALSPADRSEASVQDASCRLAANAILQLLQSHSVAWKAGAPADNGRAEETDCWSVATHGSSGDSGTERLSQRVPHDFGKPRPHAAAQKCVKLSTARKTPSHAAQSAEGDLVERALAPGVKVFFGNVMPTTTEEEMYEIFRSFGECSGLVLLRDRRQRPRGAGFVTFKRKEDAEKAMKALDRKFCVEVEA; encoded by the exons ATGGGTCACATCAACTCGGGGGGGAAGGGCTGCCAACCTCGACCAGCTGAATCTGTGGCGATGTTTCACGAAACTTTCTCGGGTCAGAAGCGGGTGTTAGCCGAGGTTCATAAATACGTGACGAACGCGACAACCCAGTCCCTTCAAGCCCTGGCGATGGAGGGTTCTGTGGCTGGCGGCGTTCTCAGCCAGTTCGACGGCGATTTGAGCCGGGCAGAGTTGACGCGGGCAATCTCCAATGAGCTCTTGCGCGAACTTCCACAGCGAACGAGAGGTTCCGCGAGAAATCTCGAGTTCGTACCACCACCTCCAGGTTTTGATGCCCCCAACCGCCGCGACGCTGCTCCAAGCCCGGTGTATTCCTACCGTCCGGCAGACCAGGGTTCTCCAGTCCTTATCAACTCCCGTGCGCTGTCCCCTGCTGACAGATCGGAAGCGTCTGTTCAAGACGCTTCTTGCAGATTGGCGGCAAATGCGATCCTTCAACTGCTCCAGTCTCACTCCGTCGCCTGGAAGGCGGGGGCTCCCGCTGACAAtggaagagcggaagagacggactGCTGGTCTGTGGCGACACACGGCTCGTCGGGTGACAGCGGGAccgagcgtctctctcagagAGTTCCTCATGACTTCGGGAAACCCCGCCCGCATGCGGCTGCTCAAAAATGTGTCAAACTGTCCACTGCGAGAAAGACTccgtcgcatgcagcgcagAGCGCCGAGGGTGACCTTGTTGAAAGAGCACTTGCTCCCGGGGTCAAAGTGTTTTTCGGGAATGTCATGCCCACGACAACAGAG GAAGAGATGTATGAAATCTTCCGGTCGTTCGGGGAGTGCTCGGGCTTGGTCCTTCtaagagacaggcgccagCGACCTCGCGGTGCGGGCTTCGTTACCTtcaagaggaaagaagatgCTGAAAAGGCCATGAAAGCCTTAGACCGAAAATTCTGTGTCGAG GTCGAGGCGTGA